One region of Pseudobdellovibrionaceae bacterium genomic DNA includes:
- a CDS encoding cyclic nucleotide-binding domain-containing protein, whose protein sequence is MSLNENEEVHREVYKPGEYIFFEGDIDFHFYIIESGQVSIFTKGQDGRKITITEVNEGESFGEFALLDRKPRSASAQAVTETTVFKISEKGYEELLQELPVWASTMLKSFADRLRKMNAVLAQL, encoded by the coding sequence ATGTCCCTGAACGAGAACGAAGAAGTTCACCGCGAAGTTTATAAGCCCGGCGAATACATTTTTTTCGAAGGCGATATCGACTTCCACTTCTACATCATCGAATCGGGTCAGGTCTCGATCTTCACGAAAGGTCAGGACGGCCGGAAGATCACGATCACCGAAGTGAACGAAGGCGAAAGCTTCGGCGAGTTCGCGCTACTGGATCGCAAACCGCGCTCGGCCTCGGCGCAAGCGGTGACCGAAACGACCGTCTTCAAGATCAGCGAAAAAGGTTACGAGGAGCTTCTGCAGGAACTTCCCGTGTGGGCGTCGACCATGCTGAAGAGCTTCGCGGATCGCCTGCGTAAGATGAACGCGGTTCTCGCCCAACTCTAG
- a CDS encoding trypsin-like peptidase domain-containing protein, translating to MRIPLLLATLILTTAAHAADARRFTPTGPDEHPAQILLDSPSGRCSANVISDAGHVLTARHCLMRCLVASGVFEFRKDSGFFLQFLKPERLGVATCELELDGKVRTATVIATAPGFLSQMEERGFRAINPERYDELVALGFTSRGDFVILEVPELAGRPCRPLARELPRAGEPVASASFPSATTRPDGANSDGVAKYRTAGRVTSGIADNACLQEWAKTAAPAEYDRRLKSLRENFDEPGSFMTDTDAVPGSSGSGIWNERGEIVGILTNAYRHAATTNRNTDEPNARYCAGSSLALSGARIYELIEALAPGWDARLRCTSN from the coding sequence ATGCGCATCCCCCTTCTTCTCGCCACGCTGATCCTGACGACCGCGGCCCATGCGGCGGATGCCCGCCGCTTCACCCCGACCGGGCCCGATGAGCATCCCGCGCAGATTCTGCTCGATTCGCCGAGCGGTCGTTGCAGCGCGAACGTCATTTCGGACGCGGGGCATGTGTTGACCGCGCGCCACTGCCTGATGCGCTGTTTGGTCGCGAGTGGCGTCTTTGAATTCCGTAAGGACAGCGGTTTCTTCCTGCAGTTCCTGAAACCGGAACGTTTGGGCGTCGCGACCTGCGAACTGGAGCTCGACGGGAAAGTCCGCACGGCGACCGTGATCGCGACCGCCCCCGGCTTTCTGTCGCAGATGGAAGAGCGCGGCTTCCGCGCGATCAATCCGGAACGTTACGACGAGTTGGTCGCCCTGGGTTTCACCAGTCGCGGCGACTTCGTGATCCTAGAGGTCCCGGAACTGGCGGGACGTCCCTGCCGTCCCTTGGCCCGCGAACTTCCGCGGGCGGGCGAGCCCGTGGCGAGCGCGAGCTTTCCGAGCGCGACGACTCGTCCCGACGGGGCGAACTCGGACGGCGTCGCGAAATACCGAACCGCGGGCCGCGTGACTTCGGGGATCGCCGACAATGCGTGTTTGCAAGAATGGGCGAAGACGGCGGCCCCCGCCGAATACGATCGCCGCCTGAAATCGCTGCGCGAAAATTTCGACGAGCCCGGCAGCTTCATGACCGACACCGACGCCGTTCCCGGCTCGAGCGGATCGGGAATCTGGAACGAACGCGGCGAGATCGTGGGAATTTTGACGAATGCCTACCGTCACGCGGCGACGACGAATCGGAACACCGACGAACCCAACGCGCGCTACTGCGCAGGTTCGAGCCTCGCGCTTTCGGGCGCGCGGATCTATGAGCTCATCGAAGCGCTCGCCCCCGGTTGGGACGCGCGCCTGCGCTGCACTTCGAACTAA
- a CDS encoding NAD-dependent isocitrate dehydrogenase → MKTLTVIPGDGIGPEVMTSVVDVLKAVKAPFNYEFADAGEMALAKHGSLLPDSTLLSIEKSKLAIKGPTSTPTGGGHKSINVTLRQKFELYANVRPVISPPGIKTVNAKANLVIVRENTEDLYAGIERMVDDDTAESIKRITRKGSTRIAKYAFELATKLGKKKVAIVHKANIMKMSDGLFLKVCQEVGASYPHIQTYDVIVDNCCMQLVTKPEQFELIVTENLYGDILSDLCAGLVGGLGIVPGANIGNDIAVFEAVHGSAPDIAGQGKANPTALLQSAVMLLQHVHEIDKARAVENALFKALQDPQVCTGDLGGRGNTKSFTAAIVSHL, encoded by the coding sequence ATGAAGACCCTGACCGTGATTCCCGGAGATGGCATCGGTCCCGAAGTGATGACGTCGGTCGTCGACGTCCTGAAGGCCGTGAAGGCGCCGTTCAACTACGAGTTCGCGGATGCGGGCGAAATGGCGCTCGCGAAACACGGCAGCCTGCTGCCGGATTCGACCCTGCTTTCCATTGAAAAATCCAAACTCGCGATCAAGGGACCGACCAGCACGCCGACCGGCGGCGGTCACAAATCGATCAACGTGACCTTGCGCCAGAAGTTCGAGCTCTACGCGAACGTGCGTCCCGTCATCAGCCCGCCCGGCATCAAGACCGTGAACGCGAAGGCGAACCTTGTCATCGTGCGCGAGAACACCGAAGACCTCTACGCCGGCATCGAACGTATGGTGGATGACGACACCGCCGAAAGCATCAAAAGGATCACGCGCAAAGGTTCGACCCGCATCGCGAAATACGCTTTCGAGCTCGCGACGAAACTCGGAAAGAAGAAAGTCGCGATCGTGCACAAAGCGAACATCATGAAAATGTCCGACGGACTTTTCTTGAAGGTCTGCCAAGAGGTCGGCGCGAGCTATCCGCACATTCAAACTTACGACGTCATCGTCGACAACTGCTGCATGCAGCTCGTGACGAAGCCCGAGCAGTTCGAACTCATCGTCACCGAAAATCTTTACGGCGATATTTTGAGCGATCTGTGCGCGGGACTGGTCGGCGGTTTGGGGATCGTCCCCGGCGCGAATATCGGGAACGACATCGCGGTCTTCGAAGCCGTGCACGGGTCCGCGCCCGACATCGCGGGGCAGGGGAAGGCCAATCCCACGGCGCTCCTACAAAGCGCGGTCATGCTGCTGCAGCACGTGCACGAGATCGACAAAGCGCGCGCGGTCGAGAACGCCCTTTTCAAGGCGCTTCAGGATCCGCAAGTGTGCACGGGGGACTTGGGCGGTCGCGGCAACACGAAAAGTTTCACCGCCGCCATCGTCTCCCATCTTTAG
- a CDS encoding ribose-phosphate pyrophosphokinase: protein MILFTMPGYEELGRKVGAGLSAREGRVEVRRFPNDERYLRILTSVREEDVILLGGTINDAATLDLFDLGSGLVTDGCRSLKIVVPFFSYSTMERAVKPGEVVTAKTRARLLSAIPAAPFGNQVLLMDLHSEGIPFYFEGTVRTQHLYAKPVVHAEARRLGGDNFVLGAVDAGRAKWVESLANDMNVPAAFVYKKRGDDGAVSVSGTNTPVAGRHVVIYDDMIRSGSSLLQACRAYRDSGATGISVITTHADFTNDAVTKLKASGLIRELVCTDTHPKAFQTRDAFLTVVSVAPVLIEALRKPTHDA from the coding sequence ATGATTCTATTCACGATGCCGGGATATGAAGAGTTGGGGCGAAAAGTGGGCGCGGGACTTTCGGCGCGCGAAGGTCGTGTGGAAGTGCGGCGTTTTCCGAACGATGAACGCTACCTCAGAATTCTGACTTCGGTCCGCGAAGAAGACGTCATTTTGCTGGGCGGAACGATCAACGACGCCGCGACGCTCGACCTCTTCGATCTGGGCTCGGGGCTGGTGACCGATGGTTGCCGCTCGCTCAAGATCGTCGTGCCGTTTTTCAGCTATTCGACGATGGAACGCGCCGTGAAGCCCGGCGAGGTCGTCACCGCGAAGACGCGCGCCCGTCTGCTGTCGGCCATTCCCGCCGCTCCCTTCGGCAATCAGGTTCTTTTGATGGATCTGCACTCTGAGGGGATTCCGTTTTACTTCGAAGGCACCGTCCGAACGCAGCACTTGTACGCGAAACCCGTCGTGCACGCCGAAGCCCGTCGTTTGGGCGGTGACAACTTCGTTTTGGGCGCGGTCGATGCGGGACGGGCAAAGTGGGTCGAGTCGCTGGCCAACGACATGAACGTCCCCGCGGCGTTCGTTTATAAAAAACGCGGTGACGACGGTGCGGTTTCGGTCTCGGGTACGAATACGCCGGTGGCGGGACGACACGTCGTTATCTACGACGACATGATCCGCTCGGGCTCGTCACTCCTGCAAGCGTGCCGCGCTTACCGCGATTCGGGAGCAACGGGCATTTCGGTGATCACGACCCACGCCGATTTCACGAATGACGCGGTCACGAAACTTAAAGCCAGTGGCTTGATTCGGGAACTCGTGTGCACCGACACGCATCCGAAAGCCTTCCAAACTCGCGACGCGTTTTTGACGGTGGTGTCCGTCGCGCCCGTCCTCATCGAGGCTTTACGCAAGCCGACGCACGACGCCTGA